A single region of the Rathayibacter rathayi genome encodes:
- a CDS encoding TetR/AcrR family transcriptional regulator: MAPGVQRGRPRASSRSMLEDAALDLFVEQSYAGTTIEQIAQRAGVSRNTFFNYFESKSDVFWVLVDDRLAELPEALARSGRPSGVMAALRDALLAIGSGFGPASVPWVLTQSELIGSVHELQASALSRLTRQAAVIARFVEERSAHPLPSHLTRAIAYASVGAAVAAVQAWAAAGPTRGELLPYLEEALAPVCAGFAPLVD; the protein is encoded by the coding sequence ATGGCGCCAGGGGTGCAACGCGGACGACCCCGCGCGTCGTCGCGCTCGATGCTCGAGGACGCCGCTCTGGACCTGTTCGTCGAGCAGAGCTACGCGGGGACGACCATCGAGCAGATCGCCCAGCGCGCGGGAGTCTCGCGGAACACCTTCTTCAACTACTTCGAGTCCAAGAGCGACGTGTTCTGGGTGCTGGTCGACGACCGGCTGGCCGAGCTGCCCGAGGCCCTGGCCCGATCCGGCCGCCCGAGCGGAGTGATGGCTGCGCTCCGCGACGCGCTCCTCGCCATCGGCTCCGGCTTCGGCCCAGCGAGTGTGCCGTGGGTGCTCACCCAGTCGGAGCTGATCGGCAGCGTGCACGAACTGCAGGCGTCGGCCCTCTCGCGCCTCACCCGCCAGGCGGCCGTGATCGCCCGCTTCGTGGAGGAGCGAAGCGCGCATCCGCTGCCCTCTCACCTCACCCGAGCCATCGCCTACGCGAGCGTCGGAGCCGCGGTCGCCGCCGTGCAGGCGTGGGCCGCGGCGGGGCCGACCCGCGGCGAGCTCCTGCCGTATCTCGAGGAGGCGCTCGCACCCGTCTGCGCCGGTTTCGCGCCCCTCGTCGACTGA
- the valS gene encoding valine--tRNA ligase: MTLADRLPAKPALEGLEGYWGPRWQADGTYRFDRTGLTRADVYSIDTPPPTASGSLHIGHVFSYTHTDVVARFQRMRGKKIFYPMGWDDNGLPTERRVQNYYGVRCDPTLPYQPGFTPPFEGGDTKSSKAADQKPISRRNFIELCERLTVEDEKQFEDVWRMLGLSVDWSQSYRTIGDESQVASQRAFLRNLSRGEAYQAQAPTLWDITFRTAVAQAELEDKDQPGAYHRLGFHREGGEDVVIETTRPELLPACVALVAHPDDERYQELFGTTVRTPLFDVEVPVLAHHLAQKDKGSGIAMICTFGDITDVVWWRELDLPNRAIIGFDGRLVSEAPAAITGDAGRAAYEQLAGTTVFSAKQAVVALLKESGEMIGDPRPITHQVKFFEKGDKPLEIVSTRQWYISNGARDAALKERLLELGRDVRFVPEFMRVRYENWVNGLSGDWLISRQRFFGVPIPVWYPLDGDGNPVFDSPIVPEEAALPVDPSSDPAPGYSEEQRGVAGGFQGELDVMDTWATSSLTPQLAGGWERDDELWQLVAPYDLRPQGQDIIRTWLFSTLLRSQLEDGRAPWGNAAVSGFIVDPDRKKMSKSKGNVVTPAAMLEQHGSDAVRYWAASSRLGTDAAFDPQNPSQIKIGRRLAIKILNAAKFIHGFPQAEGAEVTDPLDLSMLATLDTVIADATTALENYDHARALETMEAFFWTFCDDYLELVKERAYSAHGASAAAALHRALDVLQRLFAPFLPFATEQTWSWSHDDSVHLRPWPSVEGLGGDPAVLAAASSVLTAVRRAKTDAKASQKTPARSATVVAPAELVASLRLAASDLAAVGRIAALDLVEGDALAVSIELETEA, encoded by the coding sequence ATGACCCTCGCCGACCGCCTCCCCGCGAAGCCCGCCCTCGAGGGATTGGAGGGCTACTGGGGCCCGCGCTGGCAGGCAGACGGGACCTACCGGTTCGACCGCACCGGCCTCACCCGTGCCGACGTCTACTCGATCGACACCCCGCCGCCCACCGCCTCCGGTTCGCTGCACATCGGGCACGTCTTCTCGTACACGCACACCGATGTCGTGGCGCGGTTCCAGCGGATGCGCGGCAAGAAGATCTTCTACCCGATGGGCTGGGACGACAACGGTCTACCCACCGAGCGCCGCGTGCAGAACTACTACGGTGTGCGCTGCGACCCGACGCTGCCCTACCAGCCCGGCTTCACGCCTCCGTTTGAGGGCGGCGACACCAAGAGCAGCAAGGCGGCCGATCAGAAGCCGATCTCGCGCCGCAACTTCATCGAGCTGTGCGAGCGCCTCACCGTGGAGGACGAGAAGCAGTTCGAGGACGTCTGGCGGATGCTCGGGCTCTCGGTCGACTGGTCGCAGAGCTACCGCACCATCGGCGACGAGTCGCAGGTCGCCTCTCAGCGCGCGTTCCTGCGCAATCTTTCCCGAGGCGAGGCCTACCAGGCGCAGGCCCCGACGCTCTGGGACATCACCTTCCGCACCGCGGTTGCGCAGGCCGAGCTCGAGGACAAGGACCAGCCCGGCGCCTACCACCGACTCGGCTTTCACCGCGAGGGCGGCGAGGACGTCGTCATCGAGACGACCCGCCCGGAGCTGCTGCCCGCCTGTGTCGCCCTCGTCGCGCACCCCGACGACGAGCGCTACCAGGAGCTGTTCGGCACCACCGTCCGCACGCCACTCTTCGACGTCGAGGTCCCGGTGCTCGCGCACCACCTCGCGCAGAAGGACAAGGGCTCGGGTATCGCGATGATCTGCACCTTCGGTGACATCACAGACGTGGTGTGGTGGCGCGAGCTCGACCTGCCCAATCGCGCGATCATCGGTTTCGACGGCCGCCTCGTCTCGGAGGCGCCCGCTGCGATCACGGGCGACGCCGGCCGGGCCGCCTACGAGCAGCTCGCGGGCACAACCGTCTTCTCGGCCAAACAGGCCGTCGTGGCGCTGCTCAAGGAGTCCGGCGAGATGATCGGCGACCCGCGCCCGATCACTCACCAGGTCAAATTCTTCGAGAAGGGCGACAAGCCGCTCGAGATCGTCTCGACCCGCCAGTGGTACATCAGCAACGGAGCTCGTGATGCGGCGCTCAAGGAGCGCCTGTTGGAGCTCGGCCGTGACGTGCGCTTCGTGCCCGAGTTCATGCGCGTCCGCTACGAGAACTGGGTGAACGGCCTCTCGGGCGACTGGCTGATTTCGCGCCAGCGCTTCTTCGGCGTGCCGATCCCGGTCTGGTACCCGCTCGACGGCGACGGCAATCCTGTCTTCGACTCGCCGATCGTGCCGGAGGAGGCGGCCCTGCCCGTGGATCCGTCCAGCGACCCCGCCCCCGGCTACTCCGAGGAGCAGCGCGGAGTCGCGGGCGGCTTCCAGGGCGAGCTCGACGTGATGGACACCTGGGCAACCTCCTCGTTGACCCCGCAGCTCGCGGGCGGCTGGGAGCGCGACGACGAGCTCTGGCAGCTGGTGGCGCCCTACGATCTGCGGCCCCAGGGCCAGGACATCATCCGCACCTGGCTCTTTTCGACCCTCCTGCGCTCCCAGCTCGAGGACGGCCGCGCACCCTGGGGGAACGCCGCCGTCTCGGGCTTCATCGTCGACCCCGACCGCAAGAAGATGTCGAAGTCGAAGGGGAACGTGGTCACTCCGGCCGCGATGCTGGAGCAGCACGGCTCGGATGCAGTGCGCTACTGGGCCGCCTCCTCGCGGCTGGGCACCGACGCGGCCTTCGATCCGCAGAATCCGTCGCAGATCAAGATCGGCCGCCGCCTGGCCATCAAGATCCTCAATGCGGCGAAGTTCATCCACGGTTTCCCGCAGGCTGAGGGCGCCGAGGTCACGGATCCGCTTGACCTCAGCATGCTCGCCACCCTCGATACCGTGATCGCCGACGCGACGACGGCACTGGAGAACTACGACCACGCCCGCGCCCTCGAGACGATGGAGGCGTTCTTCTGGACGTTCTGCGACGACTATCTGGAGCTGGTGAAGGAGCGTGCGTACAGCGCGCACGGCGCCTCCGCCGCGGCCGCACTGCACCGCGCGCTCGATGTACTGCAGCGCCTGTTCGCACCGTTCCTGCCGTTCGCGACGGAGCAGACCTGGTCGTGGTCGCACGACGACTCGGTGCACCTGCGCCCGTGGCCGAGCGTCGAGGGCCTGGGCGGCGATCCCGCCGTGCTGGCCGCCGCGAGCTCGGTCCTCACGGCCGTCCGCCGCGCGAAGACCGACGCGAAGGCCTCGCAGAAGACGCCCGCCCGCTCGGCCACGGTCGTGGCTCCGGCCGAGCTCGTCGCGTCGCTGCGCCTCGCGGCCAGCGACCTCGCGGCGGTCGGGCGGATCGCGGCGCTCGATCTCGTGGAGGGCGACGCCCTCGCGGTGAGCATCGAGCTCGAGACCGAGGCGTAG
- a CDS encoding benzoate/H(+) symporter BenE family transporter: MVQPLLAGVVAALTGFSSSFAIVLAGVVAVGATDAQAASGLLAVCVLQGVLCIALSLRYRVPMTFAWSTPGAALLAATATLPGGFDRAVGAFLVASALLVVTGLWPALGRLVARIPRPLANAMLAGILFSLVLAPVRAAVENPALALPVILLWLLLTRLLPRWAVPASIALAIVLLLVTDGAALARAPLLPVPQFVAPVFDIGAMVGIGLPLYVVTMAGQNIPGIAVLSSFGYAAHSRPAIVSTGALSAVSAVFGGVPINYAALSAALTAGPEASPRPEQRWIASVSAGVSYLVLGVFAGAAAALVSSASPLLIEAVAGLALLGVFVSAVQAAVEDARLRLPAAATLLVTASGTTIAGIGSAFWGLVIGLVLLAWLVPRRR, encoded by the coding sequence ATCGTTCAGCCGCTGCTCGCCGGGGTCGTCGCCGCCCTCACCGGCTTCTCCAGCTCGTTCGCGATCGTGCTCGCCGGAGTCGTCGCGGTCGGAGCCACCGATGCGCAAGCCGCGTCAGGCCTGCTCGCGGTCTGTGTGCTGCAGGGCGTGCTCTGCATCGCCCTGAGCCTCCGCTACCGCGTACCGATGACCTTCGCCTGGAGCACTCCGGGCGCTGCCCTGCTAGCCGCTACCGCGACGCTCCCCGGTGGTTTCGATCGAGCCGTCGGCGCCTTCCTGGTCGCCTCCGCTCTGCTCGTGGTCACCGGGTTGTGGCCGGCGCTCGGGAGGCTCGTGGCGCGCATCCCGCGCCCGCTCGCGAACGCGATGCTCGCAGGCATCCTCTTCTCCCTCGTCCTGGCGCCGGTACGGGCGGCGGTCGAAAATCCCGCGCTCGCGCTGCCGGTGATCCTGCTCTGGCTGCTGCTCACACGCTTGCTGCCACGCTGGGCGGTGCCGGCGTCGATCGCGCTCGCGATCGTGCTGCTCCTGGTGACGGACGGCGCCGCGCTGGCGCGTGCTCCGCTGCTGCCGGTGCCGCAGTTCGTGGCTCCGGTGTTCGACATCGGCGCGATGGTGGGGATCGGCCTGCCGCTCTACGTCGTGACGATGGCCGGGCAGAACATCCCGGGCATCGCGGTGCTGTCGAGCTTCGGCTACGCGGCTCACTCGCGGCCGGCGATCGTCTCAACCGGCGCCCTCTCTGCGGTCTCCGCCGTCTTCGGGGGAGTGCCGATCAACTACGCCGCACTCAGCGCCGCGCTGACGGCGGGCCCCGAGGCGTCGCCGCGGCCGGAGCAGCGCTGGATCGCCTCGGTCTCGGCCGGCGTCTCCTACCTCGTGCTCGGCGTGTTCGCGGGGGCGGCCGCCGCGCTGGTGTCCTCCGCGAGCCCGCTGCTGATCGAGGCCGTCGCCGGGCTGGCCCTGCTGGGCGTGTTCGTCTCGGCAGTGCAGGCCGCCGTGGAGGACGCACGGCTGAGGCTGCCGGCGGCCGCGACCCTCCTGGTCACCGCCTCCGGCACGACGATCGCCGGGATCGGCTCCGCCTTCTGGGGGCTGGTCATCGGGCTCGTCCTCCTGGCCTGGCTCGTCCCAAGGCGTCGCTAG